Genomic DNA from Gemmatimonadota bacterium:
TGGTCGATTTCAATGCCGCGTTTGTCATGTGAGTTCTGTATGTCTGGTAGAGTCATTCTGTTCTCCGTTGTTCTGACGAGTTCCGCCTAATATACCTCAAAATGCAAAATGGTCAATCCTATAAAAATTGTCGATAGAATGTTTTCCATCACCGCGTGTGTGCTCATTAAAGGCTATCAATATGTGCTGTCGCCCCTGATGCGCTTTTTTGCCATTGCGCCCAGTCCATGCCGCTATCATCCCACATGCTCGCATTATGCGCTTGAGGCTTTTCGCCAGCATCCCTTCCCGTATGCTCTTTCTCTTTCGATACGACGTATTTTGCGCTGTCGTCCGTTTGCCAGAGGTGGGTACGATCCGGTTCCTCCGCCTTCTGATCAATGACCTTCTATCTCGCCAACATCCTGCCCAGAGGCCGTCCGCCGACCAGATGCATGTGGATGTGATACACTTCCTGGCCTCCGTCGCGATTGCAATTGATGATGAGGCGATACCCGTCTTCTGATATGCCTTCGTCTGCCGCGATTTTTGCCGTTACGGTCATCATGCGCCCGAGTGCGGGTTCGTCTTCTTTTGCGACGTCGTTGATTGTGGGGATTAATTTGTTAGGGACGATCAAGACGTGGGTAGGTGCCTGGGGATTGATGTCTCGGAAAGCGGTTACCAGGTCGTCTTGATAGACGATGTCTGCGTTGATTTCGCGTCGGATGATTTTGCTAAAGATCGTTTCTTCGGCCATTGTTCTCTCCTTTGTTGGGGGTTTGCGAATGCAACTGTATGATAGGGTATGGGATGTGTTTTTGCCAATCGGAATTTGACTGTGTAATACAAATTTCTTGATGTTATAGAGGCAACACTGTATATTTCAGTTTCTTGCCCGCCGCGTGTTGGCGGTCTGATAACAAAAGATACTGGAGGTACGCTATGGCTAAGCGACAGGGTAGCCGTATAGGCATTAGAATGAAAAGTACAGAGAGTTCGCATTATTATCATACGGAAAAAAATCGACAGAATCATCCCGATCGCCTCGAATTGAAGAAGTTCGATCCCATACTGCGGAAGCGCGTGCTCTATCGGGAAGAGCGATAGATATTGACAGGGGGATTTTTCCATGGCCAGACGTTGTAGTATTACGGGAAGGGGACCGCTTAGTGGTCATCATGTGTCCCACTCCAAACGAAGAGTCAAGCGGGTGCAAAAACCCAATTTGAAGAGCAAGCGCATTTACGTTCCAGAACTCGGTCGCTTTGTGCGTGTCAAGCTTTCTGCCCGCGCACTGCGAACGGTGAATAAAAAAGGTTTTTTGTCGTATCTCAAAGACCGCGGTCTTTCAGTGGAGAAAGTTGCGCTTTAAATAAAATGTCATAAAACATGGATTCGGGTTGCAGTATAGGGAAAACGGTGAGAATCCGTTGCGGTCCCGCCGCTGTAACTGGAGATGGTTCTCGCATTTATGCCACTGGTGAAAAACCGGGAAGGCGCGAGAAGCACGAGACCCAGAAGCCAGAAGACCTGCCCGAATCTCAGGCCTTATTGATTTCCTCGTGGATTGGGAAAAAGGTGAGATGCCATGCGCTTCGGTCCTGTGGTTTTGTCGCGTATAGCTATGTCCCTGATTTCTACAAGGAAGTCAGGGATTTTTTTGTGCGAGGTGTGTGTTGAATCTAAGAATATGGATGTCGATGATATGTTGTATCTCGGTTTGGACCATGTCTGTTCAGGCGCAGTTGTCTTTGCAATATGCACAGGGTTTTCGCGTTGATTATTTCGATGATTACAGGGTTGTAACAGTGCTCGCGCCCGGGAGTGGAGAGCGGGAAAAGGTTCAGTATGTCCTGGTGCAGCGCGGGCACGAGTCGCCCGATGGCTATGAAGGGGTTCCGAGAATAGAAATTCCCGTGCGGACTTTGATTACGACATCTACGACGCATTTGCCACATGTCGAAAAGCTCGGTGAGGTTCATAGCCTGATTGGGATTGATAATATCAAATTTGTCAATTCAGAGGCTGTCAAACAGCGCTTTGCGGCGGGTGAGTTGGTCGAAGTTGGGCGAGATAGGGCTATTGATTTGGAAAGAGTTCTGGTGCTTCAACCCGATCTCGTTATGACAGATGCGCAATCGCAGGATAATGCCCTTGTCGCGCTTCAAGAAGCGGGTGTGCCTGTTGTTATTAATGCTGCATATGCGGAACCTTCGTTGCTGGGGCGCGTCGAGTGGATCAAATTTGTGGGTGCTTTTTTTCAGAAAGAAGGGCTGGCATCTGCCCAATTTGATAGCATTGTTGTGAGGTATGAAGCGCGTAGAGCGTTGGTCCAGAATTTGCCAGCAGATAAGCGTCCCACTGTTTTTGTGGGGTCTCTCTGGCGCGGGACCTGGTTTATGTCGGGGGGCAATACCTATCCCGCGCAGTTGCTCAGGGATGCGGGTGCAAATTATTTGTGGGGAGATGATGATTCACAACAGAGTTTGGCACTCGATTTTGAGACGGTTTACGAAAAGGCGCACGATGCGAATTGCTGGATTACGATGAGAAATGAATGGTACTCTCGAGGCGATGTTGTCGCCGAGGACGAGCGGTACAAAAAATTCACGGCGTTTGAGACGGGAAATGTTTTCAATGCGAATGCACGCCTCAACGCGCATGGGGGCAATGACTATTGGGAGACGGGGCTTATTGAGCCAGATGTTGTGCTGGCTGATATTATTAAAATTTTATATCCCGATTTGTTGTTGGATCATCAACTCAAGTACTATCGAAAGCTCGATCCATAGCTTATGAAAATGATGCGTTTTTTAATTTTTTTGATTTTCTGCGCGAATACGCCGATCTGGGCAGCGGAGATTGTTGGTCGCGTTACCGATGCTGAGAGCCGAATGCCCATAGCAAGTGTGCGTGTTCAAATTCTCAATACGGATTTTGTGACGCAGACGGATGGGGATGGGCGCTTTGCTTTTGCCGATCTGATGCCCGGTTCTTATACGCTTGTTATGACACATGTGGCTTACGATGTGGGGCAACGCGCGGTTCGCGTGACCAAAACGGCTGAGGTTTTTGTTGCGCTGTCGCCGAGGACGTTTCCCCTCGATGAGTTTTCGGTGATTGCCGATCCGATAGGTGCCAGTGATATTCACAGGAATCCAGCGTATGCGACGGTTATTACGCGCGAAAGTTTTGAGGGTAGGGAGACGACGTTGCCCGATGTATTGGCTGAGGCTACGGGGGTACACGTCAAGCGCCTCGGCGGGCTGGGTGCTTTTAGTACGCTTTCGCTGCGCGGTTCATCAGCCGATCAGGTTGAGGTTTATCTCGATGGGATTCTGCTCAATACTGCTTTTGGTGGAGGGGTAGATCTCAGCAATTTGCCACTGGCTCACGTCGGGCAGATTGAGGTGTATCGCGGTGCAGGTGCAGGTGGTAATGGACTGGGTGGCACGGTGCATGTGCGCACGCGACAGACGCAGAGGCGATGGTTTCACGGGGTTCGAGGATCGTGGGGTGCTTTTGATACGCGGTTGATGAGTGGTGTATTCGCGGGCGGATTTGGTCGGTCGGAGTTTCTCGTTGTGGCTGATTATGCACATAGCGATAACGATTTTGGATTTCTCGACGATAATGGGACCGAATACAATGACAGTGACGATGTTTGGAGCAGGCGTGAGAATAACGATCATCGATCTTTTAATCTTTTGGGCAAATGGCGTCGCGCTTTTGGGGAGGATCGAATTTTATCCGTCCACGAGACCGCGTATTGGAAATATCAGGGCATGCCAGGTATTAGCAATAATCAGTCGCAGAATGCACATTTTGATGTTTTCCAGACGATGACGGAAGTCGCTTATGAGGATCGCGTTTTATTGAACGGGATAAATACGCGGCAGTCGCTTTATGTCACGCATGTCAAAGAGCGGTTCCGCGATCTGGATGGCGAGATCGGGATTGGGCGCCAGGATAATGATTATCTCACGCGCACTTATGGGTGGCTGGGGCGTTTGCAAACGATTCTGTTTTCGCGCTGTGATATCGCGACTGCGATTGGGTTGCACAGGGAGACTTATTTGCCGACGGCGCATCTTCGGTCTGTTGCCAGTTTGTTCGATAGTCAGCGGTGGATTTTTTCCGCGCGCACGGGGCTGGATATTTCACTGCCGGGTGAGATTGGGATCTGGTCTTTGGGCGCGGAGCAACGGCGGATATACAGTTCGTTTACCGGTGCCAATCCTTTTAATTTTTCGCCGCTTGCACCCGATTCTGCCAATACGCGCGATCTGACCAGTCTGCGTTCGGGTGTGCGTTTTGATCTGGCATCTCATCTGATGTTTAAGGCCAATGCGGGGCGCGTGTTTCGCGTGCCTTCTTTTTACGAGCTTTTTGGAGATCGAGGCGGTGTGGTCGGCAATGTCAATCTCAGGCCCGAGTATGGTCTGACATGGGATGCGGGTCTGCGTTATGCAGATGGGACGACTACGTTGGAAGGCGCGTTTTTTGATCATCGCTATGAGGATTTGATCCAGTTTGTTCACACGTCACAGGCTACATCGCGTCCGGTTAATATCGGCAAAGCGCGTGTGTATGGGTTTGAAATGACCGCGCAGAGACGCTTTGGTTCTCGGGTTGATTTGTCGGGTAATTACACGTATCAGAAAGCTACTGATAAGTCCAATATTCCCCATTTGACTGGCAATATTTTGCCCAATCGCCCGCCACACGCGCTGTTTGTTCGTGCTACTATGCGTCTGGGACGCGGTACTGTGTTTTACGACTATGCGTTTGAAGATGGCAATTTTTTGGATCAGGCGAATCGACGCCCGCTATTATCGCGGCATGTTCACACTGCGGGTGTGAAGGTGGATACGGGGCTGCGGTTTCACATTGGATTGGAGGTGAAAAATCTAACTGGGGCACAAATCGCCGATACCTGGGGTTATCCGCTGCCAGGGCGCGCGGTTTTTGTGCGTGTGAATGCGGATTAAGTAGATGAAAGGTTCTTTTTAACACAGGAGGATGTAATGAGGTGGTTTTTAGTCATTCTGTTTTTTGCAACAGATGCACTGGCAAATCAAGCGGTTATTACGACGACGGATTATAGCAGTGGTAGTTTTTCGAGTCTGGATCTCAATACAAATACGGTGACAAACGATCATCTGACGATTCACTCGGATGCGGCGGTGCGGACGTATAGGGATAAGGTGTATATTATCAATCGTCTGGGGCAGGATAATGTGATTGTTTTGAATCGCAGTGATCTGAAGACGCCATTGACGCAGTATTCGACAGGCAATGGTTCCAATCCGCACGATATGGTTTTTGTCAGCGAGGAGAAAGCGTATATTTCGCGGTATGAGCGCACGCATTTGCTGATTGTAAATCCCGTTACGGGGGATTCATTGGGTGCGGTGGATTTATCGGGTTTTGCGGATGCGGATGGTTTGCCCGAAGTATCTCAGCTCGCGTTGTCTGACAATCATTTGTTTGCCGCGTGTCAGCGGCTGGATCGAGATAATGGATGGGTGCCGACTGATGTTTCGGTGATTGTGGTTGTTGATGTGATGACGGATCAGGTGGTGGATGTGGATGTAAATACAGCGGGTGTGCAGGGGATTGTGATGGCGGGTAAGAATCCCGCGGGCGCTGTGCAGAGAGGGAATAAGTGGTTTTTAAGCGCGGTCAATACATTCGAAGATCTGACGGATGGCGGGATTGAGGTGATTGATCTGGCAAAATTGAGGAGTGAAGGCGTTGTGCTTGGTGAGATGGCTTTGGGTGGCAATCTGAGTTCTCTGGCGATGGTTTCGGATGACGAGGGGTATGTCGTTGTTTTAGATGCAAATTTTGCCAATATTGTCAAACGATTCGGTTTGGCGATGCAGTCTGTATCGTCGGGTTTGAGTGGTCTTTCAGGCGGATTTGTGCCGAGTCTGGGGGTATTCGGAGGAAGGTTGTACGTTTTGGATCGAGGGAGTTTTGTGGATCCGACATCTGTGGGGGTGCGGGTTTATGACGTGAAGACGGATGCGCTTGTGGCTGGTCCGATCAATACGGGACTACCGCCTTCGACTATTGCATTTGTGGGCAGTGTGGCTGATTTTAATGGCGATTGTGTGGTTGATTTTAGCGATTTTTTGGCTTTTGCTTCCGCGTTTGGGAAAGCAGCGAGTGATGCTATGTTCGATTTGGATGGCAATGGTTCAGTTGATTTTCCCGATTTTTTGATTTTTGTTTCGGAATTTGAAGGGGAATAAAAGGCCTGTATCCGCGTTCAAAAGAGAGGTTTGTATGGGTACCAGACAACGAAAACGGCATGTCAAAAAGGGTCTGGTGATGGTCAATACCGGAGATGGTAAGGGCAAGACCACGGCGGCGCTGGGGGTGATGACCCGCGCCTGGGGGCGCAAGATGCGCGTGGGCGTGATTCAGTTTTTGAAGCACGAGAATGCCAATTTTGGCGAGATTCGCGCGGCCAGGCGCATGGAGGTCGATTGGATTGGTACGGGCGATGGGTGGACGTGGACGAGCAAGGATATCGATGAGTCACAGGCTCGGGCATTGCGCGGTTGGGAAGTGGCGCAGGAGCGGATTGCGAGTGGAGATTACGATCTGTTTATTCTGGATGAGTTTACGTATTTGATGGCTTTTGGATGGTTGGATGCAAAAGAGGTGGTGGATTGGCTGCGAGAGCATAAGCCAGAGATGTTGCATGTGATTATTACGGGGCGCGATGCGCCCGATGAGTTGGTTGATTTTGCCGATATGGTGACTGAGATGCGCGAGGTTAAGCATCCGTTTAGCGATCAGGGTATTGTTGCGCAACCCGGGATTGATTTTTGAGATGGATGAGTTTGTCGATCAGCATGAGTATTACGAGTTGAAGCGCGATGGTCGTTTTTTGATCGCGGAATTGCTGGTGCCGCATCAGGTGCTGAGTACGTCGGCATATCGCGGTGGTTTGTGCGAGGGTGTCCGATATCTGGTGAATCACCAGAGTTGTGAGGGCAATGGACACGATGCGCGTTTTGCGTTGATTAAGCAACTCGGCGAGGTGGGGTATCATCGCCATGTCTGTGCAGAACGCGGTTTGCCGCCGGACGCGGTCGCGCTGATGGGTACGGCTGCAAATATGCATTATGCGTCTCGCGTTGTGGAATCGCATGCCGAGTTGCGCGTGTGTGCAGTTGTTACCGCAGGTGTTGAGGGCAATGCGGGGTGTGCGGGCGATGAGGCGAGTTGGCACGAAGAGGATGCGGGATGGCGCCATCTCTATGAGGGGACGATCAATGCGATGGTGTTTATCAATTGGCCGCTTACGCCGGGGGCTATGGCGCGGGCAGCGGTGACGATGACCGAGGGGAAGTCTGCCGCGCTTCGCGATCTCGCTATTTCGAGTCGCTATTCTCAGGATCTCGCAACGGGTACTGGTACAGATCAGTACTGTATTGCTGCGCCTCTGGATAAGACACGAGTGCCCAAAACCAATGCGGGACATCACGCAAAATTGGGCGAGTTGATCGGCAAATCTGTGCGTAGAGCCACGCTGGAGGCGCTACGATGGCAAAACGGTTTGGAGGCGTCGCATACGCGTAGCGTTTTTCATGCGTTGAAGCGGTTTGGGTTTAGAGAGGACCGTTTTTTGCAGGCGATGGAGAAACGGCTCAAAGCGGGTGAGTTTGCGTTGTTGAAGAAGAATCTCAATTCTGTTGTTTACGAACCGCGCGTTTCGGCGGCGGCTTATGGGTTTGCAGCGGTTTGGGATCGGGTGCGGTATGGGACGCTTTCACATGCTCTGGCAGATCCAGTGTTGCGTCAGCAGGCAGCGATATTGGCGACTGCGCTGGCGGCGAGGCCAGATGTCTGGGTGTCGTGTTACGAGCAGTTGCGCGTGGATGAGAACGCATTTTTGGAGGTTGTTTACGATGCATTTGCGCTTGGATGGCGTTTGAAATGGACGTGACTATTCTCGAGCCAGATCCGGTTTTGCTCCTTTGCGCGGTCGTTTTAGATGGTCTTTTTGGCGATCCAGTTTATGCGTTGCATCCCGTTCGTTTGATGGGTGCGACGCTGTCTTTTTTTGAGCGGGTGCTTCGCGGTCTGCGGCTGGATGGTTATGCAGGTGGGTGTTTGCTGTTTTTGTTGCTGTCTGCGTTTTGGGTGGGGGTTGTCTGTGCATTGGCTTGTGTGTTGCATGATGTCCAATATGGAGTGGGGTGGATTTTTCAGATTTTTGTTTTGTACAGTATGATTGCGCTCAAAGATTTGTGCAAGCACGGGTTGGCGATTGATCGCGCTGCTGATCTGGAGCGTGCGCGCGAGGCCGCGTCTATGCTTGTGGGACGCGATACCGATGTGATGGATTTTGCGGCTTGCCGACGTGCGGGTATGGAGAGTTTGAGCGAGAATGCAGTGGATGGTTTTGTGTCCCCCATTTTTTGGTACGCGATATTGGGGTTGCCGGGTGTTGTGTTTTTTAAGGTGGTCAGTACGATGGATTCTATGGTGGGGTTTAAGACGCCGCCATACCGCTATTTTGGCTGGTGTGGGGCGCGGCTGGACGATGTGCTCAATTTTATTCCGGCGCGTTTGACGTATTTGGGGATGGTGCTGGTGGCGTTTTTTATGCCCGGGTGTTCTGCGCGCAAGGCATTGCTTATCGGGTGGCGGCAACACGCGCTTGTTCCGGGTCCAAATTCCGGGTGGAGTGAAGCTGCGGCTGCAGGCGCTTTGCAGAGGCGGTTGGTCGGTCCTGTTTGGCAGGGAGGGACGCAGGTTACAGATGTGTGGTTGGGCGATGCGGATGATTCCGAAGGTGGTCAGCCTGGAGATATGCGCCGTATGTGTGTTTTTGTTATTGTTACCTGTTTGCTCGCGACAGGGCTGGCGGTTTTATTGACTTTCTGAAGTCGCACCCCTATTTTTTTGTAGCAATCCTACAGGGAGGGACTATTGTGAAATATTTGATAATTATTTTGGGGCTGGCCAGTCTCTTTTTTGTCGCGTATCCCGCCGTTGTAAAGGGGCAGGAGGTAACGGCGAGTGAGGTGGTGGACCGGGAGACTCTGAAAGCTTTTGTAGAAGGGGCAAAGGATTCATTAGAGAGTGCCGATAACTTTGCTGAGGTCTCAAGATTGATTGAGGCATTCAGGATTGAGGGAGATTGGAAGGCCGGTTCGATGTACCTTGTGGTGTTGGCTTCCGAAGGTCTCGTGCAATTTCACGGGGGCGATGTGACGTTTGAGGATAAAAACGTCCTTGATCTCGAAGATGCCAGAGGCGTTAAGGTTGTCCAGGAGATGCTCGCCGCAGCCGCTGGAGGCGGCGGTTTTGTCGCGTATTATTGGGATGATCCGGCAGTGGAAGAAGATGCCGATTCGCCCAAGCTGACTTACGCTGCTCCGGTTACTATACGCGGTCTAGAGTTTATCGTCGTCGCTGGCTTTTATATGGATCTGTCCGGCGTTGATGCCGAGCCAAATATCTTTGATATCCTGGAGGTAACAGCTCGTGATGTGAAGGATAAGGAAACTCTGAAAGCCTTTGTCGAGGGTTTGAGGGTTCTCGTTCCGATTATCGAGGAAAAGGGTTATCCCTATCTGGCAACTGTCCAGGCCGCAATCAGGACCGAGGGGGAGGATTTCAAGTATGGTTCGATCTACATTTTTGTGATAGATACCAGCGGTGTATTGATCTTTCACGGGACCGCTGACCCGAGTTCCTATGGGCAAAATATGATTGATGTCGAAGATGTCAATGGGGTCAAAATTGTGCAGGAGATCATCGCGACAGCTACAGCGGGCGGCGGTTTTGTCAAGTATTATTGGGATAATCCAGCGGTAGAAGGAGATGAAGATACCCAATCGCCCAAGCTGAGCTATGTGATCCCGCTTAATATCTTCGGTCGGATTTTTATCGTGGGCGCTGGTATTTATCTGGAGTCCGATACGGCTTTTGAAGGTGCCGGCCTGGTGGATGTACAGGTTGTAGGCGATGGCGATGTGAGCGGTTTGACGGTGGAGGTTTCTCGCTCAATTGCTGGTCGTGTGCCCAATTATGCGTGGCATAATACGACAGATGAGATGGGGCGTGCTGTGGTAAGGGTGATGGCGGATGACCAGAGGCGTGTGAATGGCATGTATCAGGCGCGCGTGCGTTCGGCAGATGGTGCGACCATTGCGAGGTGGTCCAGTATTCCAATAGTGCCCGGAAGCCGCGTGACTTATGAGGTCAATTTGGATGGTGATGTGCGCTTTATCAATCCTTTTGCGGCTTCATTGGGGCAGAACCATCCCAATCCGTTTAATCCAGCGACGACTATTCGCTATTCTTTGGGAGAAGCAGTGAATGTACGATTGGCTATTTACAATGTACTGGGTCAGGAAATTCGGTTGCTGGTTCAGCAGTTCCAGCCCGCGGGAAATTATACGGTCGTGTGGGATGGGCGTGATGCTGCTGGGCGTCAGGTGAGTACGGGTATGTATGTGTATCGCCTGCAAGCCGGGGAAGATGTGGTCACGCGCAAGATGTTGCTGACAAAATAGTAGTGAAATAATTAAAAAAAGAAACGGGTTTCGTGAGTACAGAAGAAAAGGCGCGACCCGTTTTTTATTTATTCGGATGGAAAATGGCAATTCTTAAAACACAAAATCTCGCTGTGGGTTATAAACACGGCAGTCGTCCGTCTCGCGTTGTGGCACACGATATAGATGTGTCGCTCCATCGCGGTGAATTTGTGTGTTTGCTGGGTCCCAATGGTGCGGGAAAATCCACGCTTATTCGCACGCTTGTGGGGATGCAGCCGCCGCTTGATGGGCATGTGTGTCTTATGGGTCGAGATATCGCGGATATGTCTGCTACAGAAGTTGCCCAGGTGATCAGCGTGGTGCTTACGGATCGCATTGGTATTGGTATTATGGCTGTGCGCGATCTGGTCGGTCTGGGGCGATATCCCCATACGGATTGGATCGGACGCTTTACAGAGGAAGATGAACGGGTTGTTTCCTGGGCTATTCGGGCAGCCCGCGCTGAGGATCTGGCATATCGCAATGTGGCTGAACTCAGCGATGGCGAGCGTCAAAAGGTTATGATTGCACGCGCGCTGGCGCAGGAGCCAGATCTTATGATTCTCGATGAACCTACGGCTTTTCTCGATTTGCCTCGTCGCGCTGAGATTATGGCTTTGTTGCAGGATCTGGCACATTCTACGGGTAAGGCGATTTTGCTTTCAACGCACGATTTGGATCTGGCGCTGCGTTGTGCAGATCGCATTTATCTTTTGCCGTTTGAGGGTGTGTTGCAGACTGGCGCGCCTGAGGATTTAATTCTCAATGGCGCTTTTGAAGATGCGTTTCAGAGTGATGGCGTGCATTTTGATGCGGATACGGGTGCGTTTAAGCTCAATGCACAACGCGGTCACGCTTCAGTTGCTGTGTCTGGGGAAGGCCGGCGCGCTTATTGGACCAGGCGCGCGCTGGAGAGAGCCGGGTTTCAAGTGGGAGATGGGGGGGCTGAGTGGCATGTCAATATTCGGGAAGGGGATGCCTGGTGTGTTGAGCGCGATGGCGTGGTTCGGGAATACGATTCGATTGCCGATTTGATTGCGGCACTGAAAGGTGAACGCGGATAAAAGGATGGTCGGGATGGAGGCTCAATACAAGGATGAAGCGCAGGGGAGATCGCGGCACGCGGTTATTATGCTGGGTTTATTTTTGCTGCTTCTGATCGCGTTCGGTTTGAGTTTGTCGCTGGGGTCGGTTCATATTCCATTGGCGGCCTTGTTCGGCGTTCTTACGGGTGGAGAAGTGTCGTCTGCGGCATGGGCGATTATTGTTCATACGATTCGATTGCCCAAGGCGATTACCGCTGTGCTGGCAGGTGCAGCGCTTTCTGTGGGTGGGTTGCAGATGCAAACGCTTTTTCGCAATCCGCTGGCGGATCCTTTTGTGCTGGGTATCAGTGCCGGCGCGAGTCTCGGCGTTGCTATTGTGGTGCTGACAGTGGGTTCGGTGGGTAGTGCGCTTATCGCGGGGATGGGCTTTCTGGGCGATTTGGGTTTGGCGGTTGCGGCTATTATGGGTGCAGCCGCTGTGCTGGGATGCGTGTTACTGGTGTCTCGCAGTGTGCAGAGTGTGATGACGTTGCTGATTTTGGGGCTGATGTTTGGGTATGCGACCGGAGCTTTTGTCAGTGTTTTGATTTATTTTAGCGTTCCTGAACAAATACAGTCGTACATTTTGTGGACTTTTGGCAGTTTTGGCAGTGTGACATGGCGACAGATGCCCGTGCTCATTTCTGCTATTTTTGTGGGTCTTTTGCTGGCGTTTTTGTGTATTAAACCGCTCAATGCACTGTTGCTGGGGGAAAATTATGCGCGCAGTATGGGTTTGAATGTCAAGCGCATTCGCTTGTGGATTTTGATCAGTGCGTCGATTCTGGCG
This window encodes:
- the yidD gene encoding membrane protein insertion efficiency factor YidD — translated: MVNPIKIVDRMFSITACVLIKGYQYVLSPLMRFFAIAPSPCRYHPTCSHYALEAFRQHPFPYALSLSIRRILRCRPFARGGYDPVPPPSDQ
- the cobO gene encoding cob(I)yrinic acid a,c-diamide adenosyltransferase codes for the protein MGTRQRKRHVKKGLVMVNTGDGKGKTTAALGVMTRAWGRKMRVGVIQFLKHENANFGEIRAARRMEVDWIGTGDGWTWTSKDIDESQARALRGWEVAQERIASGDYDLFILDEFTYLMAFGWLDAKEVVDWLREHKPEMLHVIITGRDAPDELVDFADMVTEMREVKHPFSDQGIVAQPGIDF
- the cbiB gene encoding adenosylcobinamide-phosphate synthase CbiB, with translation MDVTILEPDPVLLLCAVVLDGLFGDPVYALHPVRLMGATLSFFERVLRGLRLDGYAGGCLLFLLLSAFWVGVVCALACVLHDVQYGVGWIFQIFVLYSMIALKDLCKHGLAIDRAADLERAREAASMLVGRDTDVMDFAACRRAGMESLSENAVDGFVSPIFWYAILGLPGVVFFKVVSTMDSMVGFKTPPYRYFGWCGARLDDVLNFIPARLTYLGMVLVAFFMPGCSARKALLIGWRQHALVPGPNSGWSEAAAAGALQRRLVGPVWQGGTQVTDVWLGDADDSEGGQPGDMRRMCVFVIVTCLLATGLAVLLTF
- a CDS encoding cache domain-containing protein; translation: MKYLIIILGLASLFFVAYPAVVKGQEVTASEVVDRETLKAFVEGAKDSLESADNFAEVSRLIEAFRIEGDWKAGSMYLVVLASEGLVQFHGGDVTFEDKNVLDLEDARGVKVVQEMLAAAAGGGGFVAYYWDDPAVEEDADSPKLTYAAPVTIRGLEFIVVAGFYMDLSGVDAEPNIFDILEVTARDVKDKETLKAFVEGLRVLVPIIEEKGYPYLATVQAAIRTEGEDFKYGSIYIFVIDTSGVLIFHGTADPSSYGQNMIDVEDVNGVKIVQEIIATATAGGGFVKYYWDNPAVEGDEDTQSPKLSYVIPLNIFGRIFIVGAGIYLESDTAFEGAGLVDVQVVGDGDVSGLTVEVSRSIAGRVPNYAWHNTTDEMGRAVVRVMADDQRRVNGMYQARVRSADGATIARWSSIPIVPGSRVTYEVNLDGDVRFINPFAASLGQNHPNPFNPATTIRYSLGEAVNVRLAIYNVLGQEIRLLVQQFQPAGNYTVVWDGRDAAGRQVSTGMYVYRLQAGEDVVTRKMLLTK
- the rpmG gene encoding 50S ribosomal protein L33, whose protein sequence is MAKRQGSRIGIRMKSTESSHYYHTEKNRQNHPDRLELKKFDPILRKRVLYREER
- a CDS encoding adenosylcobinamide amidohydrolase; protein product: MDEFVDQHEYYELKRDGRFLIAELLVPHQVLSTSAYRGGLCEGVRYLVNHQSCEGNGHDARFALIKQLGEVGYHRHVCAERGLPPDAVALMGTAANMHYASRVVESHAELRVCAVVTAGVEGNAGCAGDEASWHEEDAGWRHLYEGTINAMVFINWPLTPGAMARAAVTMTEGKSAALRDLAISSRYSQDLATGTGTDQYCIAAPLDKTRVPKTNAGHHAKLGELIGKSVRRATLEALRWQNGLEASHTRSVFHALKRFGFREDRFLQAMEKRLKAGEFALLKKNLNSVVYEPRVSAAAYGFAAVWDRVRYGTLSHALADPVLRQQAAILATALAARPDVWVSCYEQLRVDENAFLEVVYDAFALGWRLKWT
- the rpmB gene encoding 50S ribosomal protein L28; protein product: MARRCSITGRGPLSGHHVSHSKRRVKRVQKPNLKSKRIYVPELGRFVRVKLSARALRTVNKKGFLSYLKDRGLSVEKVAL
- a CDS encoding TonB-dependent receptor produces the protein MMRFLIFLIFCANTPIWAAEIVGRVTDAESRMPIASVRVQILNTDFVTQTDGDGRFAFADLMPGSYTLVMTHVAYDVGQRAVRVTKTAEVFVALSPRTFPLDEFSVIADPIGASDIHRNPAYATVITRESFEGRETTLPDVLAEATGVHVKRLGGLGAFSTLSLRGSSADQVEVYLDGILLNTAFGGGVDLSNLPLAHVGQIEVYRGAGAGGNGLGGTVHVRTRQTQRRWFHGVRGSWGAFDTRLMSGVFAGGFGRSEFLVVADYAHSDNDFGFLDDNGTEYNDSDDVWSRRENNDHRSFNLLGKWRRAFGEDRILSVHETAYWKYQGMPGISNNQSQNAHFDVFQTMTEVAYEDRVLLNGINTRQSLYVTHVKERFRDLDGEIGIGRQDNDYLTRTYGWLGRLQTILFSRCDIATAIGLHRETYLPTAHLRSVASLFDSQRWIFSARTGLDISLPGEIGIWSLGAEQRRIYSSFTGANPFNFSPLAPDSANTRDLTSLRSGVRFDLASHLMFKANAGRVFRVPSFYELFGDRGGVVGNVNLRPEYGLTWDAGLRYADGTTTLEGAFFDHRYEDLIQFVHTSQATSRPVNIGKARVYGFEMTAQRRFGSRVDLSGNYTYQKATDKSNIPHLTGNILPNRPPHALFVRATMRLGRGTVFYDYAFEDGNFLDQANRRPLLSRHVHTAGVKVDTGLRFHIGLEVKNLTGAQIADTWGYPLPGRAVFVRVNAD
- the hinT gene encoding purine nucleoside phosphoramidase, translating into MAEETIFSKIIRREINADIVYQDDLVTAFRDINPQAPTHVLIVPNKLIPTINDVAKEDEPALGRMMTVTAKIAADEGISEDGYRLIINCNRDGGQEVYHIHMHLVGGRPLGRMLAR
- a CDS encoding ABC transporter substrate-binding protein, producing the protein MSMICCISVWTMSVQAQLSLQYAQGFRVDYFDDYRVVTVLAPGSGEREKVQYVLVQRGHESPDGYEGVPRIEIPVRTLITTSTTHLPHVEKLGEVHSLIGIDNIKFVNSEAVKQRFAAGELVEVGRDRAIDLERVLVLQPDLVMTDAQSQDNALVALQEAGVPVVINAAYAEPSLLGRVEWIKFVGAFFQKEGLASAQFDSIVVRYEARRALVQNLPADKRPTVFVGSLWRGTWFMSGGNTYPAQLLRDAGANYLWGDDDSQQSLALDFETVYEKAHDANCWITMRNEWYSRGDVVAEDERYKKFTAFETGNVFNANARLNAHGGNDYWETGLIEPDVVLADIIKILYPDLLLDHQLKYYRKLDP